In one Acidimicrobiia bacterium genomic region, the following are encoded:
- a CDS encoding dihydrofolate reductase family protein — MRTHLLVSISVGAVRRPGKSGEHDPRRSTRGGEAMSKSVLDMSVSLDGFVCGPNEAPGNGLGDNGLRLHQWFYNGAETGQGGIPGRPDNVNGEPMDEIRATGAVVAGRGTVEPAGWWKGDHHDGVSIFILTRTRTPADVEQWPLITVLDDVSEAIARAKQAAGDRDVLVHGIGVAAAALSAGVLDEVQLHLVPTILGEGRHLFEGIGAEPHEFELTRLVEGPGVTHLRYRVL; from the coding sequence GTGCGAACTCACCTGCTTGTGTCGATTTCGGTGGGGGCGGTTCGTCGTCCGGGTAAAAGCGGCGAACACGACCCGCGCCGATCGACACGAGGAGGAGAAGCGATGTCCAAGAGTGTGCTTGACATGTCCGTATCGCTCGACGGTTTCGTCTGCGGACCGAACGAGGCTCCCGGCAACGGCCTCGGCGATAACGGTTTACGGCTGCATCAATGGTTCTACAACGGAGCCGAGACCGGCCAAGGTGGCATCCCCGGCCGTCCCGATAACGTCAACGGCGAGCCGATGGACGAGATCAGGGCGACCGGCGCGGTGGTCGCGGGTCGCGGCACGGTCGAACCGGCGGGCTGGTGGAAGGGCGACCACCACGACGGGGTGTCGATCTTCATCCTCACCCGCACCCGCACGCCTGCCGACGTCGAACAATGGCCGCTGATCACGGTCCTCGACGACGTGAGCGAGGCGATCGCGCGCGCCAAGCAGGCGGCGGGCGACCGCGATGTCCTCGTCCACGGCATCGGCGTCGCCGCGGCCGCGCTGTCGGCCGGCGTTCTCGACGAAGTCCAACTCCATCTCGTCCCCACGATTCTCGGCGAAGGCCGCCACCTCTTCGAAGGCATCGGCGCCGAGCCCCACGAGTTCGAGCTGACGCG